A window of Raineyella sp. W15-4 contains these coding sequences:
- the rpsT gene encoding 30S ribosomal protein S20, whose product MANIKSQQKRIKTNEKARQRNKAVKSALRTYTRRFAEAVEAGETEKAQQAARVALRQLDKAVTKGVIHKNQAANRKSSIAKKAASLA is encoded by the coding sequence GTGGCAAACATCAAGTCCCAGCAGAAGCGCATCAAGACGAACGAGAAGGCTCGTCAGCGCAACAAGGCGGTCAAGTCCGCCCTGCGCACCTACACCCGTCGCTTCGCCGAGGCTGTCGAGGCCGGCGAGACCGAGAAGGCCCAGCAGGCCGCTCGTGTCGCCCTCCGCCAGCTGGACAAGGCCGTGACCAAGGGTGTCATTCACAAGAACCAGGCGGCGAACCGCAAGTCGTCGATCGCCAAGAAGGCCGCTTCGCTGGCCTGA
- a CDS encoding MBL fold metallo-hydrolase → MSHGPSPAVPSPSAGASPSLGPWEAIGDRTWRAVAEPEAVTIGLVAGSAGALVIDTGSTPAQGAEIRRTAEAVAGVPVTAVALTHAHYDHVGGLAAFRDLPSYAHERLAGHLTDPGLLAALAPYGVTAVDLPAPTRTFGVARAAPLGDRVVELISVGHAHTDHDSIAVVADARLVFAGDIVEPAGPQLGPDADPERWPGALDHLIGLLLRPDWLAYPGHGAPMTMAEVTLQRGWIASILGEVTNLVSDGVRYEDAEQRGDWPFPWPRIAAGVRTAYDLLAARGFAPRDQLPIIRKDVRED, encoded by the coding sequence ATGAGCCATGGACCGTCCCCAGCCGTTCCTTCCCCCTCCGCCGGCGCCTCCCCCTCCCTCGGCCCCTGGGAGGCGATCGGCGATCGCACCTGGCGTGCGGTCGCCGAGCCGGAGGCCGTCACCATCGGACTGGTGGCCGGGTCGGCCGGCGCCCTGGTCATCGACACCGGGAGCACGCCGGCCCAGGGCGCGGAGATCCGGCGCACCGCCGAAGCGGTCGCCGGGGTGCCGGTGACCGCGGTCGCCCTCACCCACGCCCACTACGACCACGTCGGTGGCCTGGCCGCATTCCGCGACCTGCCGAGCTATGCCCACGAGCGGCTGGCCGGCCACCTCACCGACCCCGGGCTACTGGCCGCGCTGGCGCCGTACGGGGTGACCGCCGTGGACCTGCCGGCGCCGACCCGGACCTTCGGGGTGGCCCGGGCGGCGCCCCTCGGCGATCGGGTGGTGGAACTGATCTCGGTCGGCCACGCCCACACCGACCACGACAGCATCGCCGTGGTCGCCGACGCCCGGCTGGTGTTCGCCGGTGACATCGTCGAACCGGCCGGCCCGCAGCTGGGGCCGGACGCCGACCCGGAGCGGTGGCCGGGTGCGCTGGACCACCTGATCGGCCTGCTGTTGCGCCCCGACTGGCTGGCCTATCCCGGCCACGGCGCGCCGATGACGATGGCCGAGGTCACCCTGCAGCGCGGCTGGATCGCCTCGATCCTCGGCGAGGTGACCAACCTGGTCTCCGACGGCGTCCGCTACGAGGACGCCGAACAGCGCGGCGACTGGCCGTTCCCGTGGCCGCGGATCGCCGCGGGGGTACGCACCGCGTACGACCTGCTGGCCGCCCGGGGATTCGCCCCGCGCGACCAGCTGCCGATCATCCGCAAGGACGTCCGCGAGGACTGA
- a CDS encoding inositol-3-phosphate synthase, protein MSDHPIRVAIVGVGNCASSLVQGVHFYRDADPSDTVPGLMHVEFGDYHVNDVHVVAAFDVDAEKVGLDLADAIKAGQNNTMTFSEVPPTGVTVQRGHTLDGLGKYYRETITESATEPVDVVGALKAAEVDVVVSYLPVGSEEADRFYAQCALDAGCALVNALPVFIAGTPEWAQKFADAGLPIIGDDVKSQVGATITHRVLAHLFEERGYTVDRTYQLNVGGNMDFKNMLERDRLESKKISKTQAVTSNVTHEFAEKDIHIGPSDYVGWLDDRKFAFVRLEGHGFGNAPISLEYKLEVWDSPNSAGVIIDAIRAAKIGLDRGIGGPLTSAASYLMKSPPEQRPDDIARADLEAFIRGERER, encoded by the coding sequence GTGTCCGATCACCCGATCCGTGTCGCCATCGTCGGCGTCGGTAACTGCGCCTCGTCCCTGGTCCAGGGCGTGCACTTCTACCGAGACGCCGATCCGAGCGACACCGTCCCCGGCCTCATGCACGTGGAGTTCGGCGACTACCACGTCAACGACGTGCACGTCGTCGCCGCCTTCGACGTCGACGCGGAGAAGGTCGGTCTCGACCTCGCCGACGCGATCAAGGCCGGCCAGAACAACACCATGACGTTCAGCGAGGTGCCGCCCACCGGCGTCACCGTCCAGCGCGGCCACACCCTCGACGGTCTCGGCAAGTACTACCGCGAGACCATCACCGAGTCCGCCACCGAGCCGGTCGATGTCGTCGGCGCCCTGAAGGCCGCCGAGGTCGATGTCGTGGTCTCGTACCTGCCGGTCGGCTCCGAGGAGGCCGACCGCTTCTACGCCCAGTGCGCCCTCGACGCCGGTTGTGCCCTCGTCAACGCGCTGCCGGTGTTCATCGCCGGCACCCCGGAGTGGGCGCAGAAGTTCGCCGACGCCGGACTGCCGATCATCGGCGACGACGTCAAGTCCCAGGTCGGCGCCACCATCACACACCGGGTGCTCGCCCACCTCTTCGAGGAGCGCGGCTACACCGTCGACCGGACCTACCAGCTGAACGTCGGCGGCAACATGGACTTCAAGAACATGCTGGAACGCGACCGGCTGGAGTCCAAGAAGATCTCCAAGACCCAGGCGGTCACCTCGAACGTCACGCACGAGTTCGCCGAGAAGGACATCCACATCGGCCCGTCCGACTACGTCGGCTGGCTGGACGACCGCAAGTTCGCCTTCGTCCGGCTCGAGGGGCACGGCTTCGGCAACGCGCCGATCAGCCTGGAGTACAAGCTCGAGGTGTGGGACTCCCCCAACTCCGCCGGGGTGATCATCGACGCCATCCGGGCCGCGAAGATCGGCCTCGACCGCGGCATCGGCGGCCCGCTGACCTCGGCCGCCAGCTACCTGATGAAGTCTCCGCCGGAGCAGCGTCCCGACGACATCGCCCGGGCGGATCTGGAGGCGTTCATCCGCGGCGAGCGCGAGCGCTGA
- a CDS encoding inositol monophosphatase, which yields MVAPRELSTDQILEIIQQVADEVIRPRFRSLTSDEIAEKGPGDLVTVADRESELQLTAILSRAYPDALIIGEEATAANPGLPPHLLGAEHGFTIDPVDGTKNFVNGKEDYAVMIGEVRQGRTVRAWIWQPEYATAYVAVRGEGVTRNGEQISRALPTADPAGWRGHSARVVIRDRAADAALPQITTSALCCGVDYPKLVTGQSDFLVYGRPRPWDHVPGMLMVEEIGGTALLTDGSAYVPGVDGFGMVVGATEPLATSVRTALGGRLGTRPTPVQAE from the coding sequence ATGGTGGCACCCCGTGAGCTCTCCACAGACCAGATCCTCGAGATCATCCAGCAGGTCGCCGATGAGGTGATCCGTCCCCGGTTCCGATCCCTGACCAGCGACGAGATCGCCGAGAAGGGGCCGGGCGATCTGGTCACCGTCGCCGATCGTGAGTCCGAGCTGCAGCTGACCGCGATCCTGTCCCGCGCCTACCCGGACGCGCTGATCATCGGCGAGGAGGCCACCGCCGCCAATCCGGGCCTGCCGCCGCACCTGCTGGGCGCGGAGCACGGCTTCACCATCGACCCGGTGGACGGCACCAAGAACTTCGTCAACGGCAAGGAAGACTACGCCGTGATGATCGGCGAGGTCCGTCAGGGTCGTACCGTCCGGGCCTGGATCTGGCAGCCGGAGTACGCCACCGCCTACGTCGCTGTCCGCGGCGAGGGGGTCACCCGGAACGGCGAGCAGATCTCCCGGGCGCTGCCCACCGCGGACCCGGCCGGCTGGCGCGGCCACTCGGCCCGGGTGGTGATCCGGGACCGCGCCGCCGACGCCGCGCTGCCGCAGATCACCACCAGCGCCCTGTGCTGCGGTGTCGACTACCCCAAACTCGTCACCGGCCAGAGCGACTTCCTCGTCTACGGCCGCCCCCGACCGTGGGACCACGTGCCCGGGATGCTGATGGTCGAGGAGATCGGCGGCACCGCCCTGCTGACCGACGGGTCGGCGTACGTGCCCGGGGTGGACGGTTTCGGGATGGTCGTCGGTGCCACCGAGCCGCTGGCCACCTCGGTGCGGACGGCGCTGGGCGGGCGCCTCGGCACCCGGCCGACCCCCGTCCAGGCGGAGTGA
- the hrcA gene encoding heat-inducible transcriptional repressor HrcA — translation MLDDRKLTVLRAIVTDYVSSQEPVGSKALVERYHLGVSPATVRNDMAVLEDEGYIAQPHTSAGRIPTDKGYRLFVDQIGEIKPLSAAERRAIETFMSGAIDMDDVVARTVRLLARLTHQVAIVQYPVVSATVVRHVDVIRLSGDDLMLIVVTSNGRVEQHTLTLSVDEVLLTEIRTKLAAAVVDRSTQRALEALERVDEEFRPEDRPAARIVVTTLLELLGTPPSTRVVVGGVPNLARFASEFESTVGPVLEALEEQVVLLKLLGEAATSDDVLVRIGGENPYQGLQSTSMVASAYGSQEDVWATLGIVGPTRMDYPSMMASVRAVARYVGRFLA, via the coding sequence ATGCTCGACGACCGCAAGCTGACCGTGCTGCGCGCCATCGTCACCGACTATGTCTCCAGCCAGGAGCCGGTCGGGTCGAAGGCGCTGGTCGAGCGCTACCACCTGGGCGTCTCGCCCGCCACCGTCCGCAACGACATGGCCGTCCTGGAGGACGAGGGCTACATCGCCCAGCCGCACACCAGCGCCGGCCGGATCCCGACCGACAAGGGCTACCGGCTGTTCGTCGACCAGATCGGGGAGATCAAGCCGCTGTCCGCCGCCGAGCGGCGGGCGATCGAGACGTTCATGTCCGGCGCGATCGACATGGACGACGTCGTCGCCCGGACCGTCCGACTGCTGGCCCGGCTGACCCACCAGGTCGCCATCGTCCAGTACCCGGTGGTCTCCGCCACCGTGGTCCGGCACGTCGACGTGATCCGGCTCAGCGGCGACGATCTGATGCTGATCGTGGTGACGTCGAACGGCCGGGTCGAGCAGCACACCCTGACCCTGAGCGTGGACGAGGTGCTGCTCACCGAGATCCGGACGAAGCTGGCGGCCGCCGTGGTCGACCGCTCGACCCAGCGGGCCCTCGAGGCGCTGGAACGGGTCGACGAGGAGTTCCGCCCGGAGGACCGTCCGGCGGCCCGGATCGTCGTCACCACCCTGCTCGAGCTGCTCGGCACCCCGCCGAGCACCCGGGTGGTGGTCGGCGGGGTGCCCAACCTGGCCCGGTTCGCCAGCGAGTTCGAGTCGACGGTGGGGCCGGTGCTGGAGGCGCTCGAGGAGCAGGTGGTGCTGCTCAAGCTGCTCGGCGAGGCCGCCACCTCGGACGACGTGCTGGTCCGGATCGGCGGGGAGAACCCCTACCAGGGGCTGCAGTCGACCTCCATGGTCGCGAGTGCCTACGGCAGCCAAGAGGATGTCTGGGCCACGCTCGGTATTGTCGGACCGACCCGGATGGACTATCCGTCGATGATGGCGTCGGTGCGGGCAGTCGCACGCTACGTGGGCCGTTTCCTGGCCTGA
- the lepA gene encoding translation elongation factor 4, producing MTDSVLEPGRTDPSLLRNFSIIAHIDHGKSTLADRMLQLTKLVDDRSMRAQYLDRMDIERERGITIKSQAVRLPWTVDGQMYALNMIDTPGHVDFTYEVSRSLEACEGALLLVDAAQGIEAQTLANLYLALNADLEIIPVLNKIDLPGAEPDKHAEELAGIIGCDPDDVLRVSAKTGVGVPALLDRIVERVPAPTGVAAAPARALIFDSVYDVYRGVVTYVRVVDGALRSREKIAMMSTGATHELLEIGVIAPEPTKGDALGVGEVGYLITGVKDVRQSRVGDTVTSATKPATEPLSGYQHPNPMVYSGLYPIDASDYPELREALDKLQLNDAALVYEPETSTALGFGFRVGFLGLLHMEIVRERLEREFGLDLISTAPNVVYRVEMENGEQRTVTNPSEYPTDGKIAAVHEPVVEATILAPAEYIGTILELCQTKRGVQQGMDYLSSDRVEIRYTLPLAEIVFDFFDQLKSRTKGYASLDYHESGEQQADLVKVDILLQGEPVDAFSAIVHRDNAYSYGTMMASKLKELIPRQQFEVPIQAAIGARVIARETIRAMRKDVLAKCYGGDISRKRKLLEKQKEGKKRMKTIGRVEVPQEAFVAALSTTEAEKKDK from the coding sequence GTGACTGACAGTGTTCTCGAGCCCGGCCGGACCGACCCGTCCCTGCTGCGCAACTTCTCCATCATCGCGCACATCGACCACGGCAAGTCCACCCTCGCCGACCGGATGCTGCAGCTGACGAAGCTCGTGGACGACCGCAGCATGCGGGCCCAGTACCTCGACCGGATGGACATCGAGCGCGAGCGCGGCATCACCATCAAGTCCCAGGCCGTCCGGCTGCCGTGGACCGTCGACGGCCAGATGTACGCGCTCAACATGATCGACACCCCCGGCCACGTCGACTTCACCTACGAGGTGTCCCGGTCACTGGAGGCCTGCGAGGGGGCGCTGCTGCTCGTCGACGCCGCGCAGGGGATCGAGGCGCAGACCCTGGCGAACCTCTACCTGGCGCTCAACGCCGACCTGGAGATCATCCCGGTCCTCAACAAGATCGACCTGCCCGGTGCCGAGCCGGACAAGCACGCCGAGGAGCTCGCCGGCATCATCGGCTGCGACCCCGACGACGTGTTGCGGGTCTCGGCCAAGACCGGCGTGGGTGTCCCGGCGCTGCTGGACCGGATCGTCGAGCGGGTCCCCGCGCCCACCGGGGTCGCCGCCGCCCCCGCCCGGGCGCTGATCTTCGACTCCGTCTACGACGTCTACCGCGGTGTCGTGACGTACGTCCGGGTCGTCGACGGGGCGCTGCGGTCGCGGGAGAAGATCGCGATGATGTCGACCGGCGCCACCCACGAACTCCTCGAGATCGGCGTCATCGCCCCCGAACCGACCAAGGGCGACGCCCTCGGCGTCGGCGAGGTCGGCTACCTGATCACCGGAGTGAAGGACGTCCGGCAGTCCCGGGTCGGCGACACCGTGACCTCGGCCACCAAGCCGGCCACCGAGCCGCTGTCGGGCTACCAGCACCCCAACCCGATGGTCTACTCCGGCCTCTACCCGATCGACGCCTCCGACTACCCCGAGCTGCGCGAGGCGCTGGACAAGCTGCAGCTCAACGATGCGGCGCTGGTCTACGAGCCGGAGACCTCCACCGCCCTCGGTTTCGGGTTCCGGGTCGGCTTCCTCGGCCTGCTGCACATGGAGATCGTCCGTGAACGTCTGGAGCGCGAGTTCGGCCTCGACCTGATCTCCACCGCCCCGAACGTCGTCTACCGGGTGGAGATGGAGAACGGCGAGCAGCGTACGGTCACCAATCCGTCGGAGTACCCGACCGACGGCAAGATCGCCGCCGTGCACGAGCCGGTGGTCGAGGCGACCATCCTCGCGCCCGCCGAGTACATCGGCACCATCCTCGAGCTGTGTCAGACCAAGCGCGGCGTGCAGCAGGGCATGGACTACCTGTCGTCGGACCGGGTGGAGATCCGCTACACCCTGCCGCTGGCCGAGATCGTCTTCGACTTCTTCGACCAGTTGAAGTCGCGGACCAAGGGCTACGCCTCACTCGACTACCACGAGTCGGGGGAGCAGCAGGCCGACCTGGTCAAGGTCGACATCCTCCTCCAGGGCGAGCCGGTCGACGCGTTCTCCGCGATCGTGCACCGCGACAACGCCTACTCGTACGGCACGATGATGGCGTCGAAGCTCAAGGAACTCATCCCTCGCCAGCAGTTCGAGGTGCCGATCCAGGCCGCCATCGGCGCCCGGGTGATCGCCCGCGAGACGATCCGGGCGATGCGCAAGGACGTCCTCGCCAAGTGCTACGGCGGCGACATCAGCCGCAAGCGCAAGCTGCTGGAGAAGCAGAAGGAAGGCAAGAAGCGGATGAAGACCATCGGTCGGGTGGAGGTGCCGCAGGAGGCCTTCGTGGCGGCGCTGTCGACCACCGAGGCGGAGAAGAAGGACAAGTAG
- a CDS encoding glycosyltransferase encodes MPGQPRHVHMLSMHTSPLAQPGVGDAGGMNVYVAHLAAKLAEHGIPVTLWAARLHESEPPRRRLAERLEVRHVALPGTSHLDKTQLRHHVGAFADAVVAGAGDGPGQVVHAHYWLSAMAGVEVADRLAAPLVTSLHTSALVKNLHASAGEAPEPDVRIAGERVVVSASDALVVNTPTEARQLHELYGAPADRLHVITPGIDPHIHHPPRHDRRDIRPGGVMPSGAPVEILMAARLQPLKGPDLLIEAMRLLAPDRLPVHLTIVGDGDPDYLARLRAMVAHHGLGASIGFLPAVPGPVLADRMRAADIVAVPSSSETFGLVALEAQACATPVVASRIDGLADAVRDRRTGVLVADRTPRAWADALRALVVDPVRRRALGRAGALRAAGMTWAVTADRVAAVYSSVLRHGRRAPACAATCC; translated from the coding sequence ATGCCCGGCCAGCCTCGACATGTGCACATGCTCTCGATGCACACCTCGCCGCTGGCCCAACCGGGGGTCGGGGACGCCGGCGGGATGAACGTGTACGTCGCCCACCTCGCCGCGAAGCTGGCGGAGCATGGCATCCCGGTGACCCTGTGGGCCGCCCGTCTGCACGAGAGCGAGCCGCCCCGGCGCCGGCTCGCGGAGCGCCTCGAGGTGCGCCATGTCGCGCTGCCCGGGACCTCCCACCTCGACAAGACCCAGCTCCGTCACCACGTCGGCGCGTTCGCCGACGCGGTCGTCGCGGGCGCCGGCGACGGCCCGGGACAGGTCGTGCACGCCCACTACTGGCTGTCGGCGATGGCCGGGGTCGAGGTGGCCGATCGGCTGGCGGCGCCGCTGGTGACCAGCCTGCACACCAGCGCCCTGGTGAAGAACCTGCATGCCTCGGCGGGCGAGGCCCCCGAACCGGACGTCCGCATCGCCGGGGAGCGGGTCGTCGTCAGCGCCTCCGACGCCCTGGTGGTCAACACCCCCACCGAGGCCCGTCAGTTGCACGAGCTCTACGGTGCGCCCGCCGATCGGCTGCACGTGATCACCCCGGGCATCGACCCGCACATCCACCATCCGCCACGCCACGACCGCCGCGATATCCGCCCCGGTGGCGTGATGCCGAGCGGTGCCCCGGTGGAGATCCTGATGGCCGCCCGACTGCAGCCGCTGAAGGGTCCCGATCTGTTGATCGAGGCGATGCGGCTGCTCGCCCCCGACCGACTCCCGGTGCACCTGACGATCGTCGGCGACGGCGACCCGGACTATCTGGCCCGGCTGCGGGCCATGGTTGCCCACCACGGCCTGGGGGCGTCGATCGGCTTCCTGCCCGCGGTGCCCGGGCCGGTGTTGGCGGACCGGATGCGGGCCGCGGACATCGTCGCCGTTCCCTCGTCCTCGGAGACCTTCGGCCTGGTCGCCCTGGAGGCCCAGGCCTGCGCCACCCCGGTCGTCGCCAGCCGCATCGACGGGCTCGCCGACGCCGTCCGGGACCGCCGCACCGGGGTGCTGGTCGCGGACCGTACGCCACGGGCCTGGGCTGACGCGTTGCGCGCCCTGGTCGTCGACCCGGTCCGCCGCCGCGCCCTCGGCCGGGCCGGGGCCCTCCGGGCGGCGGGGATGACCTGGGCGGTCACCGCCGACCGGGTCGCCGCGGTCTACTCCTCGGTCCTCCGCCACGGTCGCCGCGCCCCGGCCTGCGCCGCCACCTGCTGCTGA
- a CDS encoding rhomboid family intramembrane serine protease, with product MVGWVALLWLLEAVDMVSGNFLDNFAIHARDPQGLLFIFTAPLLHFGWQHLISNTVPFFVLGWLVYLSGRVQWVVSTLLIVIVSGLFAWAFTPAGAYVAGASGLIFGWFAYLVLRGLWTRDWRQILIAVGLVAVYGGMIWGVLPTDSGVSWQAHLGGVVGGVLAAAVIGRRATPGVGGRSDREITARRVG from the coding sequence ATGGTCGGCTGGGTGGCGTTGTTGTGGCTGCTGGAGGCGGTCGACATGGTCAGCGGCAACTTCCTGGACAACTTCGCCATCCACGCCCGGGACCCGCAGGGTCTGCTGTTCATCTTCACTGCTCCGCTGCTGCACTTCGGCTGGCAGCACCTGATCTCCAACACCGTCCCGTTCTTCGTCCTCGGCTGGCTGGTCTACCTCTCCGGCCGGGTCCAGTGGGTGGTGTCGACCCTGCTCATCGTGATCGTGTCCGGGCTCTTCGCCTGGGCCTTCACTCCTGCCGGGGCGTACGTCGCCGGGGCGAGCGGGCTGATCTTCGGCTGGTTCGCCTACCTGGTGCTCCGCGGCCTGTGGACCCGGGACTGGCGCCAGATCCTTATCGCGGTGGGTCTCGTCGCGGTGTACGGCGGGATGATCTGGGGGGTGCTGCCGACCGACTCCGGGGTCTCCTGGCAGGCGCACCTGGGTGGCGTCGTCGGCGGGGTCCTCGCCGCGGCGGTGATCGGTCGGCGCGCCACGCCCGGTGTCGGTGGGCGATCGGACCGCGAGATCACCGCCCGGCGAGTCGGCTGA
- a CDS encoding DUF3097 domain-containing protein, whose amino-acid sequence MSTSRYPTDVLAAGFERANRKRASRDQVVRAGLVIEDPASGFCGAVLRWENGLVVLEDRRGRRRSFPLGPGFLLEGEPVTLKAPVRKGAEPTHTRSGSRVGPVEPARVALPSRIYVEGRHDAELVEKVWGDDLRHVGVVVEYMGGMDDLPAIVAEFAPCGGHRLGVLVDHLVPGSKESRIVEQVAAGPWGDDVLVTGHRYIDIWEAVKPARLGLREWPRIPRGTDWKHGVCAAMGWPHKDQADIARAWQFILSRVGNWNDLDPGLLREVERLIDFVTQDHLDRES is encoded by the coding sequence ATGTCCACGAGCAGATATCCCACCGATGTGCTCGCCGCCGGGTTCGAGCGCGCCAACCGGAAGCGGGCTTCGCGTGACCAGGTGGTCCGGGCCGGCTTGGTGATCGAGGACCCGGCCAGCGGGTTCTGTGGGGCCGTGCTGCGCTGGGAGAACGGTCTGGTGGTCCTCGAGGACCGCCGGGGCCGGCGTCGCTCGTTTCCGCTCGGCCCGGGTTTCCTGCTCGAGGGGGAGCCGGTGACGCTGAAGGCCCCGGTGCGAAAGGGGGCCGAGCCCACCCACACCAGGTCCGGATCCCGGGTCGGGCCGGTGGAGCCCGCCCGGGTGGCGCTGCCCAGCCGGATCTACGTCGAGGGCCGGCACGACGCAGAACTGGTCGAGAAGGTCTGGGGTGACGACCTGCGCCACGTCGGCGTCGTCGTCGAGTACATGGGCGGGATGGACGACCTGCCGGCCATCGTCGCCGAGTTCGCGCCCTGCGGAGGGCATCGGTTGGGCGTGCTGGTCGATCACCTCGTCCCCGGCAGCAAGGAGTCGCGGATCGTCGAGCAGGTCGCCGCGGGCCCCTGGGGTGACGACGTGCTGGTCACCGGCCACCGTTACATCGACATCTGGGAGGCGGTGAAGCCGGCTCGGCTGGGACTGCGGGAGTGGCCCCGGATCCCGCGCGGCACCGACTGGAAGCACGGTGTCTGCGCGGCGATGGGCTGGCCGCACAAGGATCAGGCGGACATCGCCCGGGCCTGGCAGTTCATCCTGTCGCGGGTCGGCAACTGGAACGACCTCGATCCCGGGTTGCTGCGCGAGGTCGAGCGGCTGATCGACTTCGTCACCCAGGACCACCTCGACCGGGAGAGCTGA
- the hemW gene encoding radical SAM family heme chaperone HemW has protein sequence MPATLPDGDPVPADGTLPPSALAGLGHRPLEIYLHVPFCTTRCGYCDFNTYTADQLGTDPGATRATYVDAALTELALARRVLGPAAPPVSTVFVGGGTPTLLPAGELVRFLAGVRDTFGLAAGAEVSAESNPESIDADGLAELAEGGFTRISFGMQSADEQVLALLDRVHTPGRAAAMVDLARAAGFRQVSLDLIYGTPGESVDSWRHTLRTALAAGPDHLSAYALIVEEGTRFAARVRRGEIPMTDDDDLADKYLVAEEELTAAGLSWYEVSNWARTPDDRCRHNLGYWRAADWWGIGPGAHSHIGGVRFWNRKHPAAYARALAEGRTPAQGREILTGVQRRVERVLLELRLADGLSTDVLTGTEQARVPDLLARGLAEVHGAGTGGDRLVLTLRGRLLADGIVRDLLD, from the coding sequence ATGCCAGCCACGCTGCCCGACGGCGATCCGGTGCCGGCGGACGGGACGCTGCCGCCGTCCGCCCTCGCCGGGCTGGGACACCGGCCCCTGGAGATCTACCTGCACGTCCCGTTCTGCACCACCCGGTGCGGCTACTGCGACTTCAACACCTACACCGCCGACCAGCTCGGCACCGATCCCGGCGCGACCCGGGCGACGTACGTCGACGCCGCGCTGACCGAGCTCGCGCTGGCCCGCCGGGTGCTCGGGCCGGCCGCCCCGCCGGTGTCGACCGTCTTCGTCGGTGGCGGCACCCCCACGCTGCTGCCGGCCGGCGAGCTGGTGCGGTTCCTGGCCGGGGTCCGCGACACGTTCGGACTGGCCGCGGGGGCGGAGGTGAGCGCCGAGTCCAACCCGGAGTCGATCGACGCCGACGGGCTGGCCGAACTGGCCGAAGGTGGCTTCACCCGGATCTCGTTCGGCATGCAGTCCGCCGACGAGCAGGTGCTGGCGCTGCTCGACCGGGTGCACACCCCCGGCCGGGCGGCCGCGATGGTCGACCTGGCCCGGGCAGCCGGCTTCCGGCAGGTGTCGCTGGACCTGATCTACGGCACGCCGGGGGAGAGCGTGGACTCCTGGCGGCACACGCTGCGGACGGCGCTGGCCGCCGGTCCCGACCACCTGTCCGCGTACGCCTTGATCGTCGAGGAGGGCACCCGGTTCGCCGCCCGGGTGCGGCGCGGCGAGATCCCGATGACCGATGACGACGACCTGGCCGACAAGTACTTGGTCGCCGAGGAGGAACTCACCGCCGCCGGCCTGTCCTGGTACGAGGTGAGCAACTGGGCCCGGACCCCCGACGACCGTTGCCGGCACAACCTCGGCTACTGGCGGGCCGCCGACTGGTGGGGGATCGGGCCGGGGGCGCACAGCCACATCGGTGGCGTACGGTTCTGGAACCGCAAGCACCCCGCGGCGTACGCCCGGGCGCTGGCCGAGGGCCGTACGCCCGCCCAGGGCCGCGAGATCCTCACCGGAGTGCAGCGGCGGGTGGAGCGGGTGCTGCTCGAGCTGCGGCTCGCCGACGGGCTGTCGACCGACGTGCTCACCGGGACCGAGCAGGCCCGGGTGCCGGACCTGCTCGCCCGTGGCCTGGCCGAGGTACATGGTGCGGGGACGGGCGGCGACCGGCTGGTGCTCACGCTGCGTGGGCGGCTCCTGGCCGACGGGATCGTCCGCGACCTGCTGGACTGA